Part of the Henckelia pumila isolate YLH828 chromosome 2, ASM3356847v2, whole genome shotgun sequence genome is shown below.
tgttttattgaagttgggttgaaaaataattattatattatgttcttatgatttcccaaCTATTATTCGATGTATAtgcttgctgatatgttgaggattatgCTGTTTTGAATCCTATACAGCTGATGTGAATGTTAGATTGATTATAGTTACGTTCGGGATTGTCGAGTTATATCGATATGACGTCGAACTTaggatttgaagtgatttgctattgtttcTTGGACTAAGATGTTGTTGGgttattagctgatgattccttggtTTGTATGCTGTGATTTCAGCGCATAAACAGGGCACGTAAACTCGAGAACGTCGACTTCGAAATCGATAGAAGAAGGAACAAAGTTTGAAGCTATTCTACCTTTAAGTTGTatggttttgagcagatttttaagTTAAGGCTTATGGTTGGtacttgtacagattttgacaagctagaagacatcctaaacctcacttttgaaaggtaaaagtggactactacttgaatgggattataactcgagatggtttgtatcgagtttcctaaatcacatacttatttgcttaattgcttttcTATGGTTttctatgatttattgaatgagtattagatgttaatgaatgctcttgtgatgatatatattgcattcatcttgaaagacttattctttgattttgaaatgaacggaaacgttcgaatagacgatttgagggattatatatgtatggcctgggtggttgacgtagcctagcgtctgaaatgcatatgtagtggcttcaaagtctagagaagtaagataaatagccccacctcgattgggagagtcggtggttagctatgatatcttcttctcgggatcccaaccgacgagataagagatgaatcttgttttaaaacatgcattgtctttatttatatcatgagcttgatatatgttttatatgcatgtttagttgcttttactgggaaatctatttctcaccggagttatccggttattgttgtgttgtatgtgtcatggcaataagCGGGATTGAAACAGGGAAAAAGCGAACTTGAAGGACAAGGGATGAgaagaatagcgtgatgatccgagtgttAGATGGTTTGAGTGAGCTGTCAATGAAAGTGTTAAATGTCATAAACATGAttatgttatagctacttgtaccaagatttgttgataataagttgttgtcttgtttatgTATATAGGATTTGGAAAGATGtgtaaatccttgagacaaCATGTTGTTGTAGCTTAATGTTTTTACTATCTAATGAATCTTCTATGGTTCATGTGTTTATATTGAGATGATTTTAAGGCTTTGTGATGATTCAATTCTATCAACTttatcatgttagaatgcatgttagcttATGATTTGGGATAGgctttgtatgagttgataGTAGATGATAAATGCATGGATGAACTtgtttttgacagcaaaagttcTTCTGTTCTTTTTCTGGAAaatgctctcgctcgatcggtgaattatcacggatcgagcgaggccattattGCAGGGACAGAAAACTCGAagattgtggctcgctcgatcggtgaattgttgcagatcgagcgaggccacaaTTTTGttgcacccgagagttgggcctttgtgctcgctcgatcggtagctttttaccgatcgagcgaggtgctctgttttttaaaaaaaaataaaaaattttattttgtttagactttgattcttgtctattaattatgatgatttgattaaatgagagattagaactcgggttgtcacagttgggttgaggattttcaGCCCGCCATCGACCCGCCAAAAGGTAGGTTTTTGGCGAGTCGGGTTTTTGGTGGATCGGCCCGTCCCGCTTTGGGTTGGCCCGTTTGACAGCTCTAACCACAGGGGTGGGTTGGGATCTAAATCCGGAGCTGTCATAAATGCGTAAATCCCAAGCTAAAGCTCGGGgttcaaaaatttattatttattttttccacCTTATTTTTAtgccttattttaaaattaatgaatcCGAGTAACAGAGATCTGACATGATCTCTGTTAAATCCGGGTCAAAGTCGCGGATTGTAATACTTTTACAAACTTCTCAGTTtagttatattttaattaacttttttttattatatattattttaaaaaaaaacccttgGCTTTAGTGCCATCGCACTCGTAGCATGGATAAATAGAAATTTTTTCCATCAAATTcaaattatttagttttaaaatgATCTAGCCGAAATCAAAGACAACAAATCGAAGTAAAAAATCCCTTTAAACTTTCAAatcaaaatatgaaaataactaACCGCAACTGATTTTTATAATATAGAGACGAAATAATTCTCCACATCATGCTCAACATTTATTGAAATCATAAGTTTCTGTCAAATGTGAGAGTACATGACCGAATTGAAAACAATAAGCCAAAGATGAGAACCTTAAATGGTTACAATCTGAAGGTATGGAATGTATACATACCCCACCATCATAATCATCATCATTCAATGGCCCATATATCAATTCTATGACCCTCAAGAAATCTATATATGGTTCCTCTTTCTTTCCTCTATTCACATGCAACAAAAGTAGAACATTGAAAGTGAAATTGACTGTATACCATGTGAAGAAGTAGAAAATACAGCCTTATTATCATATCATTATATGGATGATGCCTTGGCCTGGTTCGACCGGGCCGGCTGGTGCCGTTTGCTACGGTGGCGATGGGCTCCCCCAAAAGTCACAGGATCAAAGCCCCTGAGCTGTTCAGCCTCCTTGGGATCAATTTCACACTCGGAGAGTGGGAGTTTGTACCGTGACCGGTCGTAGCAATGCGAATATTGGATGTACTTTCTCCTGAAGTTCTCCATTTTCACTCTCTGCCTCCGTGTGACACCGGTAGGAATCATTTTGTGCTCCGGAGCAGCATCGCATTTGGACAGTTCGAGTGGATTAACGGCACAACCACGGAGGACGAAATCGGAGAACTCGGCAATATAAGGGGCATACTTGTAACTTACTTTGTACTTGCCTCCATTTGTGGCCCAACTGGACCCATCCCATATTGTTGCATACAAAGACATTGGCTTGGAGGGGAAGTCCCCACCCATTTCTTGTGTCCTCTTGATCTCTCTAATAGGGACATTATCGACATAAAAGCTGCAAAAAAAGTACACCAACAtacacaaaacaaacaaaagggTCATCAAGATTTGGATTAATGTATCACCAAATATACATATTACTGGACCAGCTTTGTGTGTACACTACCACCCATAGTTCTTGTTTGACATGAAAATAGAAAAATGCGTATGAATAAagcaatcaaagtcttctaattGATGCAGATAGGAAAGTTGAATTTTTTAAAGTGCAAAAAGAGGAGTTGACACAACAATTTGTCTCAGTTCAAAGCATCTGTGCTTCAAAAAGAAGGCATTGGTAATGTGCAAAAAGATCAGCAGTTCTAAGTGGACAAATTTGCAATGAATCCAGCTGTGAGTTTTAGACAATCATTATACAATTCCTTAACTGAAAGAAAAGTTTTAGATACTTCAACCAATTAGTTCATCAGCACGAGCATTGGTAAAATGTGCAACTAATAGCAGATAATTTGGAGAAATTTCTATACATTTAAATGAGTCCGACCAAAGAATCAAGAATGAAATTTCTGTTTCCATCCCATACAAACATTAAATATGGGATCAACAATTTAATATTTCACCATATCCCATGTTTGATTCTCCAAAAAATTTCTTAGGATTAATCCCAATATCAAAAAATAACCATTTTCCAGAAAGGTTCCTAGAtaaccaaaaataaatatatatcatttaaCTCACTTCAAGATTAAACAAAGTTTATAATTGGACATATGATGAGATAAGAGATTAAGAACAGAGGATGCCCAGCCAAACAATGTAATTCTACAAACTGGAAAGCTAGTTTTCATCGTGAGACCGGAGATCTTACAacagaaaattttcaaatatgtaTCAGGGAAAACAGAATTGAGTGAAACAAGCAAGCAGATAACTTCAAATTATTTTGTAGTAtggtaaaaaataattataaaaaaaatataaaaataaaattgctCACTCACACTATCAGATTCTCAGTCCAAAGGATACTGTACTGGTGGAAGTCTTCAGAGGGATCAAACCAAACGCCATATCTTTCCTCTCTACCTTTACTTGTGCTTCCATTTCCATATATATTGGTCTGAATTCTCCAGTCTTTTCCCCTTATGTTCCCCAGGAACTCAAAATCTATTTCATCATGATTCTTCTCAAACATGTCACCATTTGACATCTGTGATCACAATTGTTTCAGACCATTAATCTTTTCTTTTTGAGAAATCCCACCTCAATACAATCGAATTGAGTCAAAAATTACAGAAAGCATTTATTACAAGCTTGGAAAATCAAGAATTCCACTTTTAATCACTAGAATATACTGAGCCTGTAATCTCTGACTTTTGAACTGATAAACAAGTCAACATTTGACAAGTGTAACTGTGTAATCACAAGCTTCAGACAAttatctttttcttttttgacaAATCCCACCTCAGTATAATCAAATTTAACCAAGATTTACGGAGAACACTCATTACATAACATAAAAGTCAAGGATTCAACTTTTCTTTCACAAGAAATTATGGAGGCTTTCACCTTCCTTTTTGGATGATGAACAAGTGCTTTTCGCACAGAGCCCAAGGCATATGGACTCGATCGAAACTATCACAAGCCAAAATCGATTAccataatgttttttttttaaaaaaaaagagaaatagAAGGAATCATCAGAAACTACTCACATAAAATGCCACGACAACTCCAGCAGTGTAATCTGCAGGAAGCTTAATAGAAGCACTGAAATAGCCGCGAAGGTAAAGGTCCTGCGACACAAATCCAGAGCCTACACGAACCAACCACACATCAATACACAAAACATGGCTTGAAACACACCGCACCGAGTAAAAAGAAAGCGATGAAAAGGGACCTGTTCTCTCATCCAGAGAGATGTGGACAGATTTTCCATCTTTAAGAACCATTAAATTGTCGTCTCCAAAGAGATGCGAGTACCCTTCATCGAACGACAGTATCGGGAGATTTCCCGAAGACCCACTGACAAGAAACACATGAAGAGCGGAGAAAAACATAAAGGTGACGATAATGTTCCAATGGGAATTCAAATTCATGGTTCCTCCCATCATTtagaaaatataattaaaacagGAATCTTTGCTTAGTTGTTGTTATGAATGGAAAAAAAAGGTTCTTTTTTTACGTGAGTAATTTCTATGAGTAGAGAGGAGACAAGGAGACTGAGTGAGGAGGAGAAGGGATGATTTCATTGGGTGGAGAgagtgtgtgtgtatgtgtgagCTGTTGTCAACATTCTCACCATCTTTTTTGAGGAAGGTGGTGGCGTTTTATGGtaatttcattattattattttagtagtaaataaatattataaagttaggccttttttcgaaaattaattaattataaaattaggCCCAACCGGCATGGTAGTAGTAAATTAGCCGAAATTAGGTCCAACCGGCATGCTATAGTAGCAATTTAGCCGTCGATGGCTTTTAAAGATGTGGTCGAGTCACGGAGTGTTTGGTAGAGTTTCTATAAAGTGTTTTTTAGCTTCTAGTTGTATGTAATTGCTTTTGATTGTTTGTgaatattaaattttgttttagcTTTTACAACTTTTACCCAAAAGCAAGAAGCaaaaatttgatgtttttttttacttCTGCTTTTTTGTTTAAGGTATAAAATTACAAGTTGACATTTATTAccttaataaaattatcataatacatatgtttttatttttttaaaaaaatatattttttttaattttacattgttattacaagcatttattttaaaatatatatatattgcattttcataaatttttttgtacatatattttatatttatacaaattttgtcatttttatatttctatttttattaatcttatatattttttcaagtattcatgttataaaaaataaaatatttttgatacaaaattcataatgcaataataatatataattcattttttttatagtctgattatcaaaaattaaataattaaataagggTATGATtgtcatttaattaaaaaattaagcttAGAAGAAATTATTCTCCAAACACTAAACTTTAGCTTGTATtagttttcaaattttattttcaaacactCCCTACTTTAGCTTCTCaccaacttcaaaataatctctacaataatcacttttaaataagtaaaagTTCTCCAAAATACTCTGTTAGTGTGATAGAATATGGATAAACTTTTGACAAATATTCAATAGTTTGGTTCTCTCTGTCAATATTTTTTTGAGGGTATACGTGACATAAGTTTTGTTCAGTGCGATTTACTTAGCAAGATCGGTCGTGAAAAAAACGAAGCCTTGAGGGAATAAAAAATATGGGCTCTATCCCATTAACTTGAAAActcaaatataataataataataataataataataataataataataataataataataataataataaatcttaATTTGTTATTGTAAAGAAACTTtttagaaataatgttttacatAATTTAGTATtatacttattttttaaaaatattatataaactgCACCATACttgtaattttttataaaatcaaaGTCATCAATTATATCGTCATATGAAATATAGTAAAACCTCTCTAAATTAATACTCAATAAATTAATAAcatctttaaaataatatttttttcatagcCCCAACTTTAGCCAATTTATTAAATCAATAATTTGTATAAATTAATaagataataaatttttggaatacccttatataaatatatggtcccgtaaatatcataaattaataatcctctaaaattataaaatataacaaggaaaaattagtaaaatgtgattctattattattttttttcttgaaattaaaTCTAATTGATAGGATCGGTTACAGTGTAGAGGGAGGTGAATATGCCACAAAAATTTCTTCAACGGGAAACTGAACTCAGTTGGGTTGGCAACTGAATTATCTCTTTTTTTGGTTGTCGATGCTAATGGACAAACAAATGAATTGTGCGAAAAAATACCAATAACAAATCTGAACACAATGTCTCAAAATAAAATGCTAGACTGAAAGGATAGTAAACTGAAATGAAGAACACAAACAAATGTTTTTGGATGTTTGGAGAATTaaatactcctacgtcaccatttcaaccttgggaggaaggttttcactagaaaactttgaaCTTTAGAACTCTTTGCAAAATCCCGATCCAATACCAAGGCTTACACCACTGCCTATCTTAGAACTCCTAGTAACTCAACTTAATAAGAAAGTCTTAGATTGAATCTATTACAATGTGttttaaaacatgataaaacttGCACAAAATGATCCTTCAATGATCAGATGAATACTTCGAATGTGTGCTTCGAATTCTTGATCAGTTTTGTTGAGTAAACTTTGAAAGCTTGAGGTAAACTGATATATGGGAGAAACAAACTAAGTGAGTGTGCGAGAGAGAAAGAGCCTCCAAAACTGATATTATTGGGGATCggtgtgtgtagaggggggggggggtgaatacacactcttAAAAATTATGCTTTAAAACTGAGTAAGTTAAGTAGATGTTAGTCTACTTAACCAATATTTCTCAACTTTCTAGATGAATAAGAGCTACTAAATGATAGTGCGGAAACAGATCTCACTAAGCTAGTTGATAATATTTGGAAAAGTAATGCGAGATAGTAATCGTAAATATGCAAAGGTTTGGATGTTCAGAGcttaatctcctacgtcaccccttcttcctcacggaaaggatacactagaagactttggttattacaacgtcttgtagtATACCCactccaagttaggacttatcactGCCTAAAATGAAACTCTTTGATTTACACTGATAAGATCtcaagttcttatcaaacttctttGGATGATGGTGTATGTGGCTACGCTTTGGAAGCTTAGACTCTCAAATCCTTATAGTGCAACTAATTCTCTTCAAAAAACAActggatttgagtaacccttgaaaGATCTCTTGAAGATCGGATATGCTTCTGCTTTGTGAAGGGTTAGGTGATAGATTGAGTGTTGAACGTTTCGAGTGCTCAAGATCTATAACTTAGATAATGCGTTGGTTCACTTATTTTTCTTCTTCGCATTATTCACTTATGTATATAGCTCAATCTCCAACGTCACTTTTTCTTCTATATCTGTAATTTTCCCTAGTTGTTTTTGTCAACATTGTGATAGATGTCTTATCGGACAGATATTTTATCAGAGTAGTTTCCTCTTTAGGCGGAGTAAAGTCTGCTCGAGTTTGAATATCTGTACTAGAGTTGCCATTTTGTCCATTCAAGGTGTCTCCACAATAAATTCTATATACGGCTTGTGATCTTTATCAGATGGCTCCTTAAATTCTCGTCCTTTCGCTAttaagttgtcttgtcaaaCGTCTGTTAGTCAATATTTGTGGCTTATAAGATCGGTAGGCATCTCTAAGAAGGTATATATAAACTTGTACTCGGTTGACATCAATGTTTGCCATACATGACTTTAGTAGGCTTTTAATTAGAGCGGTTGATGTCTGAGGGCTAGTTGTAATGCTGAGAAATGAGGAGTCGGTAGATATACTTAGATCGGTAGACATCTTCAAGTCGATAGACATCGTTAAATTGGTAGATATCCTTAGTTGGTCGGCTGACATCCTGAGCAGTtgatgatatgaatcttgatgtgtaAGATTAAAAAACACGATTACAAATctgaatcgcaccctctaatcaataaacaaaagatccaaagttttgcccaatctttgaaagAAGTAAAAGTGATAGaattttggatttccacctttaatcgacggtaagattaacaacagaaatcacgaaaattaaaaccaaagaaaaccttcagataacttgtatctgacaatctttagtgagaaatcaatcaacaaacgctttcaagtaattaaactggaaaaattttgatttgaaaagccaaagcaaagctttgaataaaattctagagagaatttcaataatttgtgtataaactgaatctgaattattattaatgaaataaacaaaagtatttatagtttacaatcaaaaataaatgcaaaatattgcctaaagatatcaaaaatatcatctagaaagtttcctaatagacttaaaatactcaaaataatcaaaatttatcaaaaaccCACGCACACACGCAACGCGTCGAAGTGTGTGTTTTTCCCGAAATTCCTCGCTTGCTCGAGCGGACATAACTCTTGCTCTAGCGAGAAGCTCTATGTCCCGCAAATTTTTTTGTGCTCGCTTGAGCGGACGTAACCCGCGCTCAAGCGAGAAACACACTGCCAAAAATTTTATGCAGATCGCTCAAGCGGAACTGGGTTGTGCTCGGGCGAGACGTCTGCTATCCGAAAAGTTTTTTCTTCCTTGTTTTCACTTTATAACACTTCAAGGATGCATAGGAAACTCCCAAATTGATCCTCAAGTGCTCCAACTCCATCTTGGTAATTTAACATCAACATTTGAAGtgccttcttgaatttgttagcCCGGCTCCTCGTTATTGGTCCACGTGGCAACTCCAATGGTTCGCGAACTCCCCGTGCCACTTGATCCACATGCGAACTATCCATGtacgcatcatcctccccttcttgaaaaggatttgtcctcaaatatCGTTCGTCTCctatatcaaataaagataagtcagaaacattaaatgtagtactcacattatactcacctggaaaATCTAGTTTGTAGGCATTGTCGTTGATTTGCTCTACGACTTGAAAAAGACCATCCCCTCGAGGTAACAACTTTGAACGCCTCTTCTCGGAAAAACGTTATTTTGTCAaatgcaaccaaacccaatcaccgggttcaaatacaaccttctCACCATCTTTTTTGAGCAAGGTGGTGGCGTTTTATGGTAATTTCACTATTATTATTTTAGCAGTAAATATTATAAAGTTAggcattttttgaaaattaattaattataaaattcctctcaaaaaaagaaaattaattataaaattaggTCCAACCGACATGGAATATAGTAGTAAAATAGCCGAAATTAGGTCCAACGGGCATGGCATAGAATAGTGGCAAATTAGCCGTCGATGGAGTTTAGTGTGATGGATAAACTTTTGACAAATATTCAATAGTTTGGTtctttatttcaatatttttttgggTGAGTCTGTGGCACAGGTTTTTTTCAGTGCGATTTACTTAGTCTGGTGCACcatacttaaaatttttataaaatcaaaGTCAGCAGTTATATTTTCATATGAAATATAGTAAAACATCTCTAAATTAATACTACATAAATTAATAACATCTttaaaataacatttttttGCTAGTCTTGACTTGAACCAGTTTATTTAAtcaataattttgataaattaataagataataaatttttgaaaggAGAAACGATCAATAAATCCCCAACAACAAACATTTATTCATTGTCAATCCCCAAGTCATTGTTTATTTGTTCCAACTCCTTGACAAAAGCCTATAATTTTTTTAGGCTTCTTAGTTTAGGGATGATTTCATTGGGTGGAGAgaatgtgtgtgtatgtgtgagCTCTTGTCAATATTCTCACCATTTGTTTTGAGGGATTATTTTATGCTACACCTGGAGTACTTCTTCCCCCATGATAtggtcaaatatcaaccattggatcatcaacacacatgtcaatttccataaaactATAAGGGTCTCACGTGATCTAATTGTATTGAAATAGAGGGAGAAACACTcccggtgtagcatagactaacccTTTTTTGAGGAAGGTGGTGCTGTTTTATGGTAATTTCACTATTATTATTTTAgtagtaaataaatattataaagttaggccttttttcgaaaattaattaattaattataaagttTGGTgcctctaaaaaaaattataaaatttggtCCAACCGGTATGGTAGTAGTGAATTAGCCGAAATTAGGTCCAACCGGCATGTCATAGATCAAATTAGCCGTCGATGGCTTTTAAGGATGTGGTCGAGTTAGGGAGTGTTTGGTAGAGTTTCTACAAAGTGTTTCTTAGCTTCTAGCTGTATGTAATTACTTTTGAGTGTTTGTGAAtgttaaattatgttttaactTCTACAACTTTTACCTAAAAGCAAGAagcaaaaatttaatatttttttttacttcttatttttttgtttaaggtataaaattaaaatttgacatTTATACccttaaaaattatcataatacatatgtttttatttttttaaaaaaatattttttttaattttacattttttattacaagaatttatttttaaaaatatatatattgcattttcaTAAATTTGTTTGTACATatcttttatatttataaaaattttgtcattttttatatttttatttttattaatattatatattttttcaagtattcatgtta
Proteins encoded:
- the LOC140881691 gene encoding probable xyloglucan endotransglucosylase/hydrolase protein 28, coding for MMGGTMNLNSHWNIIVTFMFFSALHVFLVSGSSGNLPILSFDEGYSHLFGDDNLMVLKDGKSVHISLDERTGSGFVSQDLYLRGYFSASIKLPADYTAGVVVAFYMSNGDMFEKNHDEIDFEFLGNIRGKDWRIQTNIYGNGSTSKGREERYGVWFDPSEDFHQYSILWTENLIVFYVDNVPIREIKRTQEMGGDFPSKPMSLYATIWDGSSWATNGGKYKVSYKYAPYIAEFSDFVLRGCAVNPLELSKCDAAPEHKMIPTGVTRRQRVKMENFRRKYIQYSHCYDRSRYKLPLSECEIDPKEAEQLRGFDPVTFGGAHRHRSKRHQPARSNQAKASSI